A single window of Anopheles moucheti chromosome 2, idAnoMoucSN_F20_07, whole genome shotgun sequence DNA harbors:
- the LOC128310756 gene encoding uncharacterized protein LOC128310756, with amino-acid sequence MAEAQRLIGISLAKIAQSRVCRGGVSLHKNLLVATVLQKARYIFMEEAYHIVHGHYLQQQQQQQQQHHHQLMQEQQNAAYLLAGHCDSLSADSSSNDSCDDECSNSKCGVVDERSHLHTIGTAQEDELVDPVEEDETSASSCAAIGESLSYDCDSTILPTTIGGLPLEPLNMCRNGGGSSGTEEEDEEEETGPGGDDEEKHTSPPHDVSHLFLLPALAPWIGAAEDNKENVSSGGSFPFLPSVVSSPFDDEEDEEEPEDEDDEEEENTCQDLSCHQRKPAVVEEQTPELVKQFESAVRSKGAMRYFDLDDRRPVGRPERRRRRHRTEGDHQQQQPLDSNATSTPAKRRRSSTTDESKASLAMTNSETGSGHPVEDDDRILPIALLSAKRMKTCDSQRPLTPAICNSSSHGNTSPPQFYSSPHETICAGDAETLSECVNQQLEAENLTTTSLPASGSKSPELQPHTVEQPELPDTDAPPTPSVESIDRITSLVSIFSFGNLSRSVSTPDFCAAQAQKDSRPDAGGSLLTSQLQHHGQRGYLTMTV; translated from the coding sequence ATGGCGGAAGCCCAGCGACTGATCGGGATATCGCTGGCGAAGATAGCCCAATCGAGGGTGTGCCGTGGTGGGGTATCGCTCCACAAGAACCTGCTGGTAGCGACCGTCCTCCAGAAGGCACGTTACATCTTCATGGAGGAAGCGTACCACATCGTGCACGGACACtacttgcagcagcagcagcaacagcagcagcagcaccatcatcagctgATGCAGGAGCAGCAGAATGCCGCCTATCTGCTGGCGGGTCACTGTGACAGTTTGTCAGCTGACAGCTCATCAAATGACAGTTGTGATGATgagtgcagcaacagcaagtgCGGTGTGGTGGACGAGAGGTCACATCTGCACACGATAGGCACTGCTCAGGAGGACGAGCTGGTCGACCCGGTCGAGGAAGATGAAACGTCTGCTTCGTCCTGTGCTGCTATTGGGGAGAGCTTATCGTACGACTGTGACAGTACCATTCTGCCTACTACGATCGGTGGTCTACCGCTCGAGCCGCTCAACATGTGCCGCAATGGTGGTGGTTCTTCCGGCACGGAAGAGGAAGACGAGGAGGAAGAAACGGGACCGGGAGGAGATGATGAGGAGAAGCACACCTCGCCACCACACGATGTGTCCCATCTGTTCCTACTGCCAGCACTGGCACCGTGGATAGGTGCCGCGGAAGACAATAAGGAGAACGTTAGCTCCGGCGGATCCTTTCCATTCCTACCATCCGTAGTGTCCTCGCCATTCGACGACGAAGAAGACGAGGAAGAGCCGGAAgacgaggacgatgaggaggaagaaaacacCTGCCAGGATCTGTCCTGCCATCAGCGGAAGCCGGCAGTAGTGGAGGAGCAAACGCCCGAACTGGTGAAGCAGTTTGAATCGGCCGTCCGATCGAAGGGTGCTATGCGGTACTTCGATTTGGACGATCGGCGACCGGTGGGCCGGCCCGAACGCAGACGCCGTAGGCATCGCACGGAGGGtgaccatcagcagcaacaacctcTAGATAGCAATGCCACTTCTACGCCAGCGAAACGTCGCCGATCGTCTACGACCGATGAGTCCAAGGCGTCGCTTGCTATGACGAACAGCGAAACGGGCAGCGGTCACCCAGTGGAGGACGATGATCGCATCCTGCCGATAGCGCTACTCTCAGCCAAGCGCATGAAGACGTGTGATTCCCAACGCCCCCTAACGCCGGCCATATGCAACAGTAGCAGCCACGGTAATACCAGTCCACCGCAGTTCTATTCGTCACCGCACGAAACCATCTGTGCGGGCGATGCGGAAACCCTGTCCGAGTGTGTGAATCAGCAGCTTGAGGCGGAAAATCTCACCACCACAAGCCTTCCCGCTTCCGGGTCGAAGTCACCGGAGCTGCAACCGCACACCGTCGAGCAACCGGAACTGCCCGACACGGATGCACCGCCCACACCGTCGGTGGAAAGTATCGACCGGATAACATCACTCGTTTCGATCTTCAGCTTCGGCAATCTGTCCCGGTCCGTGTCGACGCCCGACTTCTGTGCGGCCCAGGCCCAGAAGGACAGCCGGCCGGATGCGGGTGGTTCGCTGTTGACCAGCCAGCTGCAGCATCACGGACAGCGCGGCTATCTGACGATGACCGTATAA